DNA sequence from the Oscillospiraceae bacterium genome:
ATATAAACATAAATCCGCCGTCACCATCAACAGATTCAGCACATAAAACCAGAAGACATATGTAAGATTGCCCGAGAGCAGTTTCCAGGCAATACCGCTTGTATAGCCGACGATGATAAAAACCAAAAAAACGGGGCTTTTGCCCTTTGCGGTCCGGCAACGCCACGATTTGGCGATCGAGACCGGCCAAGAGACCCCGAAACATAAAACCATAATTAATTCGAAAATTTCCGGCAAAAAGATAACTTCCTTTCAGATGTTGTGTTAAAAATATTATTCAATAAACAGCGTCAGATCAAACGCCTTTTTACCATCGGTGCTGCCGCGGAAATATAAAATGTCGGATTCCCGGTACACAGATTCAGAGAGCAAAAAGGTGTCGCCGCGCCGCAGTTCGCTGTGAAAAGTGATTTCAAGCCGCCGCAGAGTTTTGGCTCGTTCCTCGTCGGTCATCACGTCATACGCAAAATCGGTATAGCGGGCGTTGTTGAGATGTCCGAGCGCGTCGACCTGGCTGTTTCGCACCGT
Encoded proteins:
- a CDS encoding thioesterase; protein product: TRRYDLPGTLSECTDLSVPDAKPIITAAEFYNPVETFTVRNSQVDALGHLNNARYTDFAYDVMTDEERAKTLRRLEITFHSELRRGDTFLLSESVYRESDILYFRGSTDGKKAFDLTLFIE